From one Kiloniellales bacterium genomic stretch:
- the serB gene encoding phosphoserine phosphatase SerB: MDHVVTLIAAPGDLEQALVDRVAAALGASGAACGSADWLAEAEACDLPIAGLAPSHARRTVRGALEGAPADFGVVARENRRKRLLVADMESTIIAEEMLDELAARLGIADQVAPITARAMNGELDFAEALQARVGLLTGQPASLLEEMAAGVTLNPGARALVQTLRAQGALTALVSGGFTCFTEPVGAACGFDRQQANRLVIEDGRLTGEVAAPILDRAAKRAALEALAAEQGLDLAASCAVGDGANDVDLLQAAGLGVGYRPKAALRRAADVSLDHGDLTALLYLQGYRKAEFKS, translated from the coding sequence ATGGACCACGTCGTCACGCTTATCGCCGCCCCCGGCGACCTCGAGCAAGCCCTGGTCGACCGGGTCGCGGCGGCCCTCGGCGCCTCAGGGGCCGCCTGCGGATCCGCCGACTGGCTGGCCGAGGCCGAGGCCTGCGATCTACCCATCGCCGGCCTCGCTCCCTCGCACGCCCGCCGGACCGTGCGGGGTGCCCTGGAGGGCGCCCCGGCCGATTTCGGCGTCGTCGCTCGGGAGAACCGGCGCAAGCGGCTGCTGGTTGCGGACATGGAGTCGACCATCATCGCCGAGGAGATGCTCGACGAGCTTGCCGCGCGCCTCGGGATAGCTGATCAGGTGGCCCCGATCACAGCCCGGGCCATGAACGGAGAGCTGGACTTCGCCGAGGCGCTGCAGGCCCGGGTCGGCCTCCTGACCGGCCAGCCGGCCAGCCTGCTCGAGGAGATGGCCGCCGGCGTGACCCTGAACCCCGGCGCGCGGGCCCTGGTGCAGACCCTGCGCGCCCAAGGCGCCTTGACGGCCCTGGTCTCAGGCGGCTTCACCTGCTTCACCGAGCCGGTCGGCGCGGCCTGCGGCTTCGACCGGCAGCAGGCCAATCGGCTGGTGATCGAGGACGGCCGGCTGACCGGCGAGGTGGCGGCGCCGATTCTGGACCGCGCCGCCAAGCGGGCGGCCCTGGAGGCCCTGGCGGCCGAGCAGGGGCTGGATCTGGCGGCGAGCTGCGCGGTCGGCGACGGTGCCAACGACGTCGACCTGCTCCAAGCCGCCGGGCTCGGCGTCGGCTACCGGCCCAAGGCGGCGCTGCGACGGGCCGCCGACGTCAGCCTCGACCACGGCGATCTGACAGCGCTGCTCTATCTGCAGGGCTACCGCAAGGCCGAGTTCAAAAGCTGA
- a CDS encoding LysE family transporter translates to MEYLIPLAGLALAHFIAAASPGPAFIVALQESVARDRRAGVAAAVGIALGSFLWALLVVLGVGLLLQQAGWLYGTLRLLGGLYLIYLGICLWRGAVQPLALPATAIGLPASGLRSLRLGLLTQLVNPKAAVFFGSIFLTFLPPDLPLWVTGVVLANIFAVEFFWYLAVALLFSTGRVRRAYAGAKLWIDRLAGGCLAALGLKLALSER, encoded by the coding sequence ATGGAGTACCTCATCCCCCTGGCCGGCTTGGCGCTGGCGCACTTCATCGCCGCGGCCAGCCCGGGCCCGGCCTTCATCGTCGCTCTGCAGGAATCCGTCGCCCGGGACCGCCGGGCCGGCGTGGCGGCCGCCGTCGGAATCGCCCTGGGCTCCTTCCTCTGGGCGTTGCTGGTGGTGCTCGGGGTCGGGCTGCTGCTGCAGCAGGCGGGCTGGCTCTACGGTACCCTGAGGCTCCTGGGCGGCCTCTACCTGATCTACCTCGGCATCTGTCTCTGGCGCGGCGCGGTGCAGCCGCTCGCCCTGCCGGCCACGGCCATCGGTTTGCCGGCCTCCGGCCTGCGCTCCCTGCGCCTCGGGCTCCTGACCCAGCTGGTCAATCCCAAGGCCGCGGTCTTCTTCGGCTCCATCTTCCTGACCTTCCTGCCGCCCGACTTGCCCCTCTGGGTCACCGGGGTCGTGCTGGCCAACATCTTCGCGGTGGAGTTCTTCTGGTACCTGGCCGTGGCCCTGCTGTTTTCGACCGGCCGGGTCCGCCGCGCCTATGCGGGCGCCAAGCTCTGGATCGACCGCCTCGCCGGCGGCTGCCTCGCCGCTCTGGGCCTCAAGCTGGCACTGTCGGAGCGCTAG
- a CDS encoding DegQ family serine endoprotease: MHGAMRSIIAGLSDGERNGALRLGYQALAKGGAVFLVTLLAWGGQPMARSAPESFADLAEGLLPAVVNVSTTQSVAQGESKEFEEFFKDFFERRGQRGEGGPPQRRAPSSLGSGFIIDSSGFIVTNNHVIAEADEVTVRLHDNSTYKAEIVGRDEKTDLALLKVDADKPLPAVKWGNSDGLRIGDWVMAIGNPFGLGGTVTAGIVSARQRDINAGPYDDFIQSDAAINRGNSGGPMFNMDGDVVGVNTAIFSPSGGSVGIGFAIPSALAANVIRQLKDGGTVRRGWLGVRIQTVTEELAEGLRLGKAQGALVAHVTEGGPAESAGIKQGDVILRFDGREVGEMRKLPRMVAETPIGRKVKVTVWRKGNDGFSEQSLNVTLGELDDTQVAAVSPTEPAPKDESGQIQSLGLGLAAITPELRQRFQLDDKAAGVVITDVVDNGSAAEKGLRPGDVIVEVDQEEVSSPSEVVDRVEKARDEGYRVVTLLVLRQGDFQWVAVPISSS, encoded by the coding sequence ATGCACGGCGCGATGAGAAGTATAATCGCTGGCCTGTCAGATGGCGAAAGGAACGGAGCTTTGCGTTTGGGATATCAGGCCCTGGCCAAGGGTGGCGCTGTCTTTCTGGTGACCCTGCTGGCCTGGGGCGGCCAGCCCATGGCCCGCTCGGCCCCCGAGAGCTTCGCCGATCTGGCCGAAGGTTTGCTGCCGGCCGTGGTCAACGTCTCGACCACCCAAAGCGTCGCCCAGGGTGAAAGCAAGGAGTTCGAGGAGTTCTTCAAAGACTTCTTCGAACGCCGCGGCCAGCGCGGCGAGGGTGGACCGCCGCAGCGCCGCGCACCGTCTTCTCTGGGTTCCGGATTCATCATCGATTCCAGCGGCTTCATCGTTACCAACAACCACGTCATTGCCGAGGCCGACGAGGTGACGGTCCGGCTCCACGACAACTCGACCTATAAGGCCGAGATCGTCGGTCGCGACGAGAAGACCGACCTCGCGCTGCTGAAGGTCGATGCCGACAAGCCCCTGCCGGCGGTCAAGTGGGGCAACTCCGACGGCCTGCGGATCGGCGACTGGGTGATGGCGATCGGCAATCCCTTCGGCCTCGGCGGCACCGTAACGGCCGGGATCGTCTCGGCCCGGCAGCGCGACATCAACGCCGGCCCCTACGACGACTTCATCCAGAGCGATGCGGCCATCAACCGCGGCAACTCTGGCGGTCCCATGTTCAACATGGACGGCGACGTGGTCGGGGTGAACACCGCGATTTTCTCGCCCTCCGGCGGCTCGGTGGGCATCGGCTTCGCCATCCCCTCGGCTCTGGCGGCCAACGTCATTCGCCAGCTCAAGGACGGCGGCACCGTGCGCCGCGGCTGGCTCGGAGTCCGGATTCAGACGGTGACCGAGGAGCTGGCCGAAGGGCTGCGCTTGGGCAAGGCCCAGGGTGCCCTGGTCGCCCACGTCACCGAGGGCGGGCCGGCCGAATCCGCCGGGATCAAGCAGGGCGACGTGATCCTGCGCTTCGACGGCCGCGAGGTCGGCGAGATGCGCAAGCTGCCCCGCATGGTCGCCGAAACGCCGATCGGTCGAAAGGTCAAGGTCACGGTCTGGCGCAAGGGCAACGACGGCTTCAGCGAGCAGTCGCTCAACGTGACCCTGGGCGAGCTCGACGACACCCAGGTTGCGGCGGTCTCACCCACGGAGCCGGCCCCGAAGGACGAGAGCGGCCAGATCCAGTCCCTCGGCCTGGGCCTGGCGGCGATCACACCCGAACTGCGCCAACGGTTCCAGCTCGACGACAAGGCCGCGGGCGTGGTGATCACCGATGTCGTCGACAACGGTTCCGCCGCGGAAAAGGGCCTGCGCCCCGGGGACGTGATCGTCGAGGTCGATCAGGAGGAGGTCTCCAGCCCCTCCGAGGTCGTCGACCGGGTCGAGAAGGCGCGTGACGAGGGCTACCGGGTGGTCACGCTCCTGGTCCTGCGCCAGGGCGACTTCCAGTGGGTCGCGGTGCCGATCAGCAGCAGCTGA
- a CDS encoding acetolactate synthase 3 large subunit — translation MAGEELNGSEIVLRALAEQGVEVIFGYPGGAVLPLYDEMHKQNAIRHILVRHEQGAVHAAEGYARSTGKVGVVLVTSGPGATNAVTGLTDALMDSIPVVCLTGQVPTHLIGNDAFQEADTTGITRPCTKHNYLVKSMEDLPRILHEAFYVAQAGRPGPVVIDLPKDILQGKGAYLPRESVKHRSYKPQTRPEKAALKQAVELLAKAKRPIVYSGGGVINSGDRATALLRKLVHMTGVPCTNTLMGLGAYPASDPQFLGMLGMHGTYEANLAMYNCDLMIAVGARFDDRVTGKLSEFSPNSKKIHIDIDPSSINKNVLVDVPIVGDVAEVLEAFVEVWQDGKHALDQKALGAWWEEIDKWRGRECLKYRQNGDIIKPQYAIQRLYEAVKDRDTYITTEVGQHQMWAAQFFKFEEPNRWMTSGGLGTMGYGFPAALGVQVAHPDSLVIDIAGEASFLMNIQELSTIAQYDLPVKVFIVNNQWMGMVRQWQELLHGSRYSQSYMDSLPDFIKLAESFGLVGLRAEKPGELDDKIREMIETPRPVLLDCLVDQAENCFPMIPSGAAHNQMLLGPEDEAAHDVSEEGMVLV, via the coding sequence ATGGCTGGCGAGGAACTCAACGGATCGGAGATCGTGCTGCGCGCCTTGGCGGAGCAGGGCGTGGAGGTGATTTTCGGCTACCCGGGCGGGGCGGTCCTGCCTCTCTACGACGAGATGCACAAGCAGAACGCGATCCGTCACATCCTGGTGCGCCACGAGCAGGGCGCCGTCCATGCCGCCGAGGGCTACGCCCGCTCGACCGGCAAGGTCGGCGTCGTGCTGGTCACCTCGGGCCCCGGCGCGACCAACGCGGTGACCGGCCTGACCGATGCCCTGATGGACTCCATCCCGGTGGTCTGCCTGACCGGCCAGGTGCCGACCCACCTGATCGGCAACGATGCCTTCCAGGAGGCCGACACAACCGGCATCACCCGGCCCTGCACCAAGCACAACTATCTGGTCAAGTCGATGGAGGACCTGCCGCGGATCCTGCACGAGGCCTTCTACGTCGCCCAGGCCGGGCGTCCGGGACCGGTGGTCATCGACCTGCCCAAGGACATCCTCCAGGGCAAGGGCGCCTACCTGCCGCGCGAGTCGGTCAAGCACCGCAGCTACAAGCCCCAGACCCGGCCCGAAAAGGCCGCCCTGAAGCAGGCGGTGGAGCTGCTGGCCAAGGCCAAGCGGCCGATCGTCTATTCCGGCGGCGGCGTGATCAATTCCGGGGACCGCGCGACTGCGCTGCTGCGCAAGCTGGTGCACATGACCGGCGTGCCTTGCACCAATACCCTGATGGGCCTCGGCGCCTATCCGGCCAGCGATCCCCAGTTCCTCGGCATGCTGGGCATGCACGGCACCTACGAGGCCAACCTGGCGATGTACAACTGCGATCTGATGATCGCGGTCGGCGCCCGCTTCGACGACCGGGTGACCGGCAAGCTGAGCGAGTTCTCGCCCAACTCGAAGAAGATCCACATCGACATCGACCCCAGCTCGATCAACAAGAACGTCCTGGTCGACGTGCCAATCGTCGGCGACGTGGCCGAGGTCCTGGAGGCCTTCGTCGAGGTCTGGCAGGACGGCAAGCACGCGCTGGACCAGAAGGCCCTCGGAGCTTGGTGGGAAGAGATCGACAAGTGGCGCGGCCGCGAGTGCCTGAAGTACCGGCAGAACGGCGACATCATCAAGCCGCAGTACGCCATCCAGCGCCTCTACGAGGCGGTCAAGGACCGCGACACCTACATCACGACCGAGGTCGGCCAGCACCAGATGTGGGCCGCCCAGTTCTTCAAGTTCGAGGAGCCCAACCGCTGGATGACCTCGGGCGGCCTGGGCACCATGGGCTACGGCTTCCCGGCGGCGCTCGGCGTCCAGGTGGCCCATCCGGACTCCCTGGTGATCGACATCGCCGGCGAGGCCTCCTTCCTGATGAACATCCAGGAACTTTCGACCATCGCCCAGTACGACCTGCCGGTGAAGGTCTTCATCGTCAACAACCAGTGGATGGGCATGGTCCGGCAGTGGCAGGAGCTGCTGCACGGCAGCCGCTACTCGCAGAGCTACATGGACTCCCTGCCCGACTTCATCAAGCTGGCGGAGTCCTTCGGGCTGGTCGGCTTGCGCGCGGAGAAGCCGGGCGAGCTGGACGACAAGATCCGGGAGATGATCGAAACGCCGCGGCCGGTCCTGCTTGACTGCCTGGTCGACCAGGCGGAGAACTGCTTCCCGATGATCCCTTCGGGCGCCGCCCACAACCAGATGCTGCTGGGCCCCGAGGACGAAGCGGCCCACGACGTCTCCGAAGAGGGCATGGTCCTGGTCTAG
- the miaA gene encoding tRNA (adenosine(37)-N6)-dimethylallyltransferase MiaA, which yields MVLVTGPTAGGKSRLALDLAEEFGGSVINADALQVYRELEILTARPGAAALARAPHRLYGVLPAVEVCSAGRWQALALAEIEAARQAGRLPIVVGGTGLYLQALERGLSAIPEVPETIRAAARRRHRELGGAAFHAELAGRDPQAGARLRPSDSQRLMRAWEVLEATGRSLFDWQRDSPRPPPYRFLRLALVPPRVALYAACDRRFLGMLEAGALAEVEGLLALGLEPGLPAMKAVGVAELGAHLAGEIPLEEAVARAQQATRRYAKRQYTWLRGQGAGARVFSAQYSESLRAEIFNIICDFLLTPSG from the coding sequence GTGGTCCTGGTTACCGGCCCGACCGCCGGCGGCAAGTCGCGCCTCGCCCTCGACCTGGCAGAGGAGTTCGGCGGCAGCGTGATCAACGCCGACGCCCTGCAGGTCTACCGGGAGCTCGAGATCCTGACCGCCCGTCCCGGCGCGGCGGCCCTGGCCCGGGCGCCGCACCGCCTCTACGGGGTGCTGCCGGCCGTCGAGGTCTGCTCGGCCGGGCGCTGGCAGGCCCTGGCCCTGGCCGAGATCGAGGCGGCGCGGCAGGCCGGCCGCCTGCCCATTGTCGTCGGCGGCACCGGGCTCTACCTGCAGGCCCTGGAGCGTGGCCTCTCGGCAATCCCGGAGGTCCCGGAGACCATCCGGGCGGCGGCCCGGCGCCGGCACCGGGAGCTCGGCGGCGCGGCTTTCCACGCCGAGCTGGCCGGGCGTGACCCGCAGGCCGGCGCCCGGCTGCGGCCCTCGGACAGCCAGCGCCTGATGCGGGCCTGGGAGGTCCTGGAGGCGACCGGCCGCTCGCTCTTCGACTGGCAGCGTGACAGCCCCCGGCCGCCGCCCTATCGCTTCCTACGCCTGGCCCTGGTCCCGCCGAGGGTGGCGCTCTACGCGGCCTGCGACCGGCGCTTCCTGGGAATGCTCGAGGCCGGAGCCCTGGCCGAGGTCGAAGGCCTTCTGGCCCTGGGCCTGGAGCCGGGCCTGCCGGCCATGAAGGCGGTGGGCGTCGCCGAACTGGGCGCCCACCTGGCCGGCGAGATCCCCCTCGAGGAGGCCGTCGCCCGGGCCCAGCAGGCGACCCGCCGCTACGCCAAGCGGCAGTACACTTGGCTGCGCGGCCAGGGCGCCGGGGCGCGGGTTTTCAGCGCGCAATATTCGGAAAGTTTGAGGGCAGAAATCTTTAACATTATTTGCGACTTCCTGTTGACCCCCTCCGGGTGA
- the ilvN gene encoding acetolactate synthase small subunit — protein sequence MSPKEDPIEKRTIAVLVDNEPGVLARVIGLFSGRGYNIESLTVTEVDPENKLSRITVVTSGTSMILEQIKAQLTRLVPVHKVSDLTVEHPNDYVERELALVKVIGKGNDRVEALRIADIFEAEVVDAGLEHFVFQIHHRPDKLNRFIELMKGLGFVDVSRTGVVAIARGPEAL from the coding sequence ATGTCACCCAAGGAAGACCCGATCGAAAAGCGCACCATCGCCGTCCTCGTGGACAACGAGCCGGGCGTCCTGGCGCGGGTCATCGGCCTGTTTTCCGGCCGCGGCTACAACATCGAGAGCCTGACCGTCACCGAGGTCGACCCCGAGAACAAGCTCTCGCGTATCACCGTGGTGACCAGCGGCACGTCGATGATCCTGGAGCAGATCAAGGCCCAGCTGACCCGCCTGGTGCCGGTGCACAAGGTCTCGGACCTGACCGTCGAGCATCCCAACGACTACGTCGAGCGCGAGCTGGCCCTGGTCAAGGTGATCGGCAAGGGCAACGACCGGGTCGAGGCATTGCGGATCGCCGACATTTTCGAGGCCGAGGTCGTCGATGCCGGCCTGGAGCACTTCGTGTTCCAGATCCACCACCGCCCGGACAAGCTGAACCGCTTCATCGAGCTGATGAAGGGCCTGGGCTTCGTCGACGTCTCGCGCACCGGCGTGGTCGCGATCGCCCGCGGCCCCGAGGCGCTGTAG